CATGGTAAGGGAGGGCCTGTTCTCCATACAGAGAGAGATGGGCCTTAAGGGTAAGATCGTTATCGAAGGCAGAGATGCCGGCACAGCCATCTTTCCTGAATCTGAGAATAAATTTTATCTTGACGCAAGCCTGCAGGAGAGGGCAAGGAGAAGGTTTGAGGAACTGAAGGCCAAAGACCCTGAGATCACTCTTGATAAGACGATTGAAGACATAAAAAAAAGAGACCACAGAGATTCTACAAGAGAGAGATCTCCATTGACCAGAACCGCTGATATGGTTTATATAGATTCAACATACCTGAGTAAAGAAGAGGTTGTAAAAGAGATCATAAGGGTATTGAAAGTTTAAGCGCTGAACACGGTATATTGTTGAATTGATTAATATTTTTTCTAAATACTATATAATAATGTTCCTTATTTCATTAGATCTTACAGGAGAAGCATAACCATATATTGCAGAGCAGAAGGCTG
The genomic region above belongs to Thermodesulfovibrionia bacterium and contains:
- the cmk gene encoding (d)CMP kinase gives rise to the protein MKNVITIDGPSGSGKGTISKMLAERLGYSYLDTGALYRAVAWKVRHDSADPDDDGSLKKILDEIEITFNGQKVLVGGRDITAEIRTAEIGELSSKVSAIPMVREGLFSIQREMGLKGKIVIEGRDAGTAIFPESENKFYLDASLQERARRRFEELKAKDPEITLDKTIEDIKKRDHRDSTRERSPLTRTADMVYIDSTYLSKEEVVKEIIRVLKV